GAGCTGATGCGTGACCATTTTTCATGGATGATGTCCGGTATATTCCTGGCTGTCGCTGCGATTGTCACCGTCATCATCGTTCGCAGGCAGAAAAGGAGGACTACGAATGCAGGCATCAAGTAAGCAACTATACCAGTACCCGCTGCATCTGATTTTTCATCCGTTTGACGGATACTGGGAACTGAAATATGAACGGAACCAGAGAAACTCACTGCTGATTGCTTTCATGATCCTGGTGCTTCTGGTCATCACCAAAATTTTGCATGCCCAGTACAGCGGTTTTCTCATTAATCTCAGTAATCCAAAGTACCTGAACAGTCTGCTCGAAATGTTATATGTCATTATACCGGTACTGTTTTGGTGTGTGGCGAACTGGTCGTTAACCACACTGATGGACGGGGAAGGCAAGTTCTCCGAAATTTTCATGTCAACGTGTTTTGCACTGG
This Paenibacillus xylanexedens DNA region includes the following protein-coding sequences:
- a CDS encoding YIP1 family protein, which encodes MQASSKQLYQYPLHLIFHPFDGYWELKYERNQRNSLLIAFMILVLLVITKILHAQYSGFLINLSNPKYLNSLLEMLYVIIPVLFWCVANWSLTTLMDGEGKFSEIFMSTCFALVPLLLIHFPWIWLSLVISAQETAFYYFSNALAVVWTVYLLFVGNMTVHQYTPAKTVLTMLLTLVAMAFMAFLCLLFFSLVQQIVSFVVTIYQELVLRG